The following DNA comes from Halobacillus litoralis.
CCCATTCCTTGCACACCACGTCCCCCTCTTCGTTGAGAACGGTACGTATTGGCAGGCAAGCGCTTCACATATCCCTGGTGGGTTACTGTCACGATGACCGTCTCTTCAGGAATCAAGTCTTCGTCTTCGATAAAGTCTGTGCCACCTAGAATAATTTCTGTTCGCCGCTCATCGTTAAAGCGTTCTTTGACATCCACTAGCTCTTCACGGATGATTTCAAGCACCTTTTCGTCATCCGCTAAGATCGCCTTCAATTCAGCAATCAAGTTTGTGATTTCATTGTACTCATCTTCAATCTTCTCCCGTTCAAGCCCTGTCAAACGCTGCAAGCGCATATCAAGAATCGCTTGTGCCTGTTTCTCAGAAAGGCCGAAACGTTCCATCAGACCCGTGCGGGCGATGTCCGTCGTTTGTGATTCGCGAATCAATGAAATGACCTCATCCAAATGATCGAGTGCAATTCGCAGACCAGCTAAAATGTGAGCCCGGGCTTCTGCCTTTCTCAGCTCATACTCTGTCCGTCTTCTAATGACGACTTTCTGGTGATCGAGATAATGCACGAGACACTGCTTCAGGTTCAATACCCTTGGATGTCCATTCACAAGAGCTAACATATTGATGCCGAATGTAGATTGTAAGGCCGTCATTTTATAAAGATTGTTTAAAAGGACGTTCGGGTTGGCATCACGTCGCAGTTCAATCACTACACGCATACCATTACGGTCTGATTCATCACGCAAATCAGTGATCCCGTCGATTTTCTTATCACGGGCCAGGTCCGCGATCTTTTCAACTAGACGGGCTTTGTTGACTTGATACGGTAATTCCGTAACGATCAGGCGGGATTTTCCATTTGCCTGTTCATCAATTTCGACATCAGCCCGGACCGTAATTGATCCTTTTCCTGTTTCATAAGCTTTACGGATTCCGCTCATTCCGAGAATTTTACCAGCTGTCGGGAAGTCCGGTCCGTAAATATGGTTCTCCATCAATTCCTGTATCGTAATATCAGGATCTTTACTTAACGCAAGAACGGCATCGATCACTTCCCCTAATTGATGGGGTGGGATATTGGTTGCCATTCCGACTGCGATTCCGGACCCGCCATTTACGAGCAAGTTCGGGAATTTGGCAGGGAGTACGATTGGTTCTCTTTCCGTACCATCGTAGTTGTCATCATAATCGATGGTATCTTTATTGATATCACGGAGGATTTCCATCGAAATTTTTGACATTCTTGCCTCTGTATAACGCATAGCTGCTGCTGCATCTCCATCGACTGAACCAAAGTTCCCGTGACCATCGACCAGCATATAACGATAGTTGAAGTCCTGAGCCATACGCACCATCGTATCGTACACAGCGGAGTCGCCGTGAGGGTGGTACTTACCAATAACCTCACCTACGATACGGGCAGATTTTTTATAAGCTTTATCTGAATGCATACCAAGGTCATGCATCGCATACAATATTCTTCGGTGTACAGGCTTCAAGCCATCCCTAACGTCTGG
Coding sequences within:
- the gyrA gene encoding DNA gyrase subunit A; its protein translation is MVDQPERPRVQEINISQEMRTSFLDYAMSVIVARALPDVRDGLKPVHRRILYAMHDLGMHSDKAYKKSARIVGEVIGKYHPHGDSAVYDTMVRMAQDFNYRYMLVDGHGNFGSVDGDAAAAMRYTEARMSKISMEILRDINKDTIDYDDNYDGTEREPIVLPAKFPNLLVNGGSGIAVGMATNIPPHQLGEVIDAVLALSKDPDITIQELMENHIYGPDFPTAGKILGMSGIRKAYETGKGSITVRADVEIDEQANGKSRLIVTELPYQVNKARLVEKIADLARDKKIDGITDLRDESDRNGMRVVIELRRDANPNVLLNNLYKMTALQSTFGINMLALVNGHPRVLNLKQCLVHYLDHQKVVIRRRTEYELRKAEARAHILAGLRIALDHLDEVISLIRESQTTDIARTGLMERFGLSEKQAQAILDMRLQRLTGLEREKIEDEYNEITNLIAELKAILADDEKVLEIIREELVDVKERFNDERRTEIILGGTDFIEDEDLIPEETVIVTVTHQGYVKRLPANTYRSQRRGGRGVQGMGTHEEDFVEHLLSTSTHNTLLFFSNKGKVYKAKGYEVPEFSRTAKGIPIINMLNVERDEWINAVISVEDFVDDWYLVFTTRNGITKRTTLSQFANIRRGGLIALGLREDDELISVRLTDGAKDIMIGTQNGYLIRFNEDQIRTMGRTAAGVKGISLRNDDKVVSMEILDDSLQVLTVTSKGYGKRTPASDYRITNRGGKGIITCNLTDKNGQVVATKAVNGEEDVMIITASGVLIRMPLESISETGRNTQGVRLIRLGDGEEVATVARVESEKEEDEIVEEALEKEAELESSQESGDTIEADTSNTEENDESDES